A single window of Candidatus Rhabdochlamydia oedothoracis DNA harbors:
- a CDS encoding M24 family metallopeptidase, translated as MIGLNEKEVFLKRIARLWEQLESSIEACLIEDPIDLYYLTGLSLSKGSLLLTRKKQLLLVDDRYFQSAIEKAVVAVERDQQVAWEEFFAHSLFKKIAFDSEKVSYERYLELQKYNKDFIAHSSLLKNVRAIKDAFEIGKITMSAQLLRRGFSHICSLLKVGITEKELAKEFEIFCLQQGADSLAFEPIIAFGKNSAMPHYHSQNVALQSKDIVLIDIGVVVDHYHSDMTRVVFFEEPHLQLSYLYQIVKQAQKAALDLCIPGTILAELDLAAREVFKKHDLEPFFVHSLGHGIGLRTHEFPRISHQGKEAQVVLQKNMVVTIEPGLYLPDIGGVRYEDMILITEEGYRFFYPIDPHE; from the coding sequence ATGATTGGTTTAAATGAAAAGGAAGTTTTTTTGAAAAGAATAGCTAGGTTATGGGAGCAGTTAGAGAGTTCTATAGAAGCATGTTTAATTGAAGATCCCATAGATCTCTATTACTTGACCGGTTTATCTCTATCTAAAGGATCTCTTTTGTTGACTCGAAAAAAGCAGCTTTTACTTGTAGATGATCGATATTTTCAATCAGCTATAGAAAAAGCAGTTGTAGCAGTTGAAAGAGATCAACAGGTTGCTTGGGAAGAATTTTTTGCACATAGCTTGTTTAAAAAAATAGCCTTTGATTCTGAAAAGGTCTCTTATGAGCGATATCTTGAGCTGCAGAAATATAACAAAGATTTCATTGCTCATTCTAGCTTACTTAAAAATGTAAGAGCGATTAAAGATGCGTTTGAGATTGGGAAGATTACCATGAGCGCTCAACTCTTAAGACGAGGTTTTTCTCATATTTGTTCTCTTTTAAAAGTGGGGATTACAGAAAAGGAATTGGCTAAAGAATTTGAGATTTTCTGTTTGCAGCAAGGGGCGGATAGCTTGGCTTTTGAACCCATTATTGCTTTTGGTAAAAATAGTGCAATGCCTCATTACCATAGCCAAAATGTGGCCTTACAATCAAAAGATATCGTTTTAATAGATATTGGAGTCGTTGTCGATCACTATCATTCCGATATGACACGAGTTGTTTTTTTTGAAGAACCGCACTTACAGCTTTCTTATTTATATCAGATTGTAAAGCAAGCTCAAAAAGCAGCTTTAGATCTTTGTATTCCAGGAACCATACTTGCAGAACTTGATTTAGCAGCACGAGAGGTGTTTAAAAAACATGATTTAGAGCCATTTTTTGTGCATAGTCTAGGTCATGGAATTGGTTTAAGAACGCATGAATTTCCTCGAATTTCTCACCAAGGGAAGGAAGCACAAGTGGTTTTGCAAAAAAATATGGTTGTAACAATTGAACCAGGATTATATCTACCAGATATTGGTGGAGTGCGGTATGAAGATATGATTCTTATTACAGAAGAAGGATATCGTTTCTTTTACCCCATTGACCCACACGAATAA